The Plasmodium falciparum 3D7 genome assembly, chromosome: 3 nucleotide sequence aaataaatatatatatatataatatatatatatatatgacttaaatgtaaaaattttattagtaaataataataaatcaataaatatatacaacatatatatatatatatttatttaggCTGATAAtccattttaaatattacaatgattaaacatatatattttgtattatatatatatatatatatatatatatatttaatgctATGATGTTTATTAAACTTGATTAATATCTGGTGaccacataaaaaatattaaataaacaaaaatatatacaaacataaatattatatatatatgtatatatatatacctttgAATttgatttttaaaaaatgaaaatatgtatattatccCTTATATTAATTGAAAatcatcaaaatatattttcttaaaaaatttacaaaaattcaattaattttttttttgcttattattaattttatatactaTAAGGTGAAAATattgtttttaaaatataacaaaaaatcattttataaatatgagaaatatataaaaaaatgacacataaaaaggaaaaaattataaataataacaaaataatactttttttatatatatttttttgtatgacCTATTTTACTTAAGTTAAAATTCAaaacaaaatttaaaaagtttTATTATCTCttataatgtattttttatattttacatgtacataaatatattatataaatatattatataaatatttttttttttttttgtcattcATTCTGtgaacatattatttatatatatatgtataatatatatatatatatatatatatatatatatatatatatatatagaattagtatattgtaatatatatttatatatatatgtaatattccatcaaaaaaaataaaaatatagatttttaatatgttcatattatagatttatatattaccatttaataatatttattatatttatataattttttttttttttttataaatatcttgaaattttcctattttttatttttaaaatgttattatatatatgggaTCTTATAAAGTagatatttttcttttctttttttatttatggtcttatttttttaagggttatatataagtataaaagttatgatataaataaaatattatcttttatatcatttttgtaaatataactATTATGGAATCataaagggaaaaaaaaaaaaaaaaaaaaataaatgaaaaaaaagaaaaaaggaaaaaaaaaagaagaaaaaaagataaagataAAGATGGATTGTTCGATAggttttaaaattatataatcgTGAGTttagtattattttttgtgtgtCTACTGAAATGTAAATGAGATACTTTTTTAAAAGTACAAAAACTTTCGATATATATAGAGTCTCCCCcccaaaaattatatattatatatatatatatatatatatatatgagtaTATTTTtagttatttattttccGATTCACCATTTTACACTTTAATGATTATGTAAAAGTTAATATTGTTCCttctttcttattataataattatataattgtcTATGCGTACAGAtcaaatgttttttttttttttttctcttataattttatctttaagcatgaaaaaatgaaatcagtgttagataaaaataaaaagaaagaagatGAACAGTTATTGAAAgcaaaagaattaaaagaaaaaattgagTCCATGAAAAATGACTTaggtatatatgtatatatatatatatatatatatatataaatatatgtatcttCCTtacgataaaaaaaaaaaaaaaaaacataaaaggTTGTCCACCTATCACCATTATCTTTGTTATgtgtataattatttatttttttttctttttctttttctttttcgttAGAATGTAAGACGAAGCTCATATGCTTGTTAAAAGAACAAAGAGAGAATAagatagaaaatataaaaaagctagaaatagaaaataaaagtaattataaacattttCTGAGTGAATATgaaaacatattaaataattataaagttattgaaaaagaaattcACGAGATGttaaatgatttaaaaatGTTGTGTGAGCGatcatataatgaaatatgtaataatgaataattataagcTTAATTGTTTTCTAAATattgtaattttattttccaaacttgtttttttatgtattatataaagtaatattatgtatgaatgacatatatatatatatatatatatatatatgtggtcTATTTtcatatcatatttttccttttttttttttttttttttaaaaactgttatatataaatatagtacaactgaaaaaagaaaaagagaatATTCTCTCTGACAAAAATTTAGTTCTAGAGGCTAAAAAGAAAGAACTTGATAAAAAAGTAGACGGTGTTGAATTAGAAATTATgaataattcatatatgataaatgtaagaataaaattatttttataattctatttttatgtgtaaataaatatatacatatatatatattatatatatatttttaaaggatgtattaaaaaaggttagagaaatatttaaaaaaactcATGTCCAATATGAATATGAAGAaggtattataaaaaaaaatattaacatatataaaaaaatatgtatatatatatatatatatatattttttttttggtagaCTTAAAACCATTATTAATAAGATtacaacatataaatatcaaCTCGGatgaaattaaataatactcgaatattttatttattctttaaataatgaaaaattatcttAATAGGATGTTCAAGGagaaagatgaaaaaaaaaaaaaaaaaaaaaaaaaataaaaataaaataaaaatgaaatgaaatatatatatatatacatatatataacacattAGTTGTACTATTTTTAATTGgtgaaaaaatatgtatacatattaataaaaaacttTTTCAGATATGGGAGAAAAAAACAACtatgaaattattaaaatgatataaaaatgcatacatatatatatatatatatatatatatatatatatatatatgtggagGGGTttgataaaaagaaaaaattaaaaaatcatTTTAATGTTTCAATTCAGCTGTTAAGATGTTCGTAGCTTCCTTAGATTCTGGTAGagcatttacattttttccTGATTCTTCTTTTGGGTCAGTATGTAATTCCATTAATTTGGAAATATCTAATTTGGGTCTTTTAAGAATTTTGACTTTTCTAATAAGAACATTTTGTAAaggatatattttcttaCATTGTTTTTCAATTTCTTTTCCAATAGATTCAGGAATAAATTTCTTGACtaaatcttttaataaaacttTACTAGCTTCAGCAGTCATAATATCAACCATTTTCTTtctgattttttttatttgactTGTTTGGGCATAACAAGTGCTTTTCGTTTGGTTTTGCCTTTTTTTGGTAAAAGCAATACAAAACATTCTTAAATGGTAATTATCTAAGGTTTTTACATCTGTATGTCCTTCTATTAACGTATATCCTTTTCTAATTAAAGAGCATAATTTATCTCTGGTTATACTTAATCCGCAAAAGTCGGTATAACAATCTCTGTTGATGATGTGATCACAACTTAATTTGATTTTCTTATGGGCTTGATCTTCATCGTTGTTTAGGTCGGCCAAGTTTACTTCGTAAATTCTTCCCTTCAAACTATCAGTGGCCAATtctaaaggaaaaaaaaaaaaaaaaaaaaaaaaaaaaaaaaaaatatatatatgtatgtaataatatatatgtatgttaatatatatgtatgttaatatatatgtatgttaatatatatgtatgttaatatatatatatgtttatttttatttattcactTACTTTTTCCTATCGTTTTTGTGACTAAGGTTTTACCAAAATTCCTGACCAAAAACATTTTTGGGGCCTTTAAGTCATACCATTCTTTTTTGGTAAAAACATCagtaacttttttttttccaccTTTTTTTCCCTTAGatgttcttttattttttcctacTGCcattttgctttttttttcttttttgttttatatatattattaattgtaaaagaaattaatagaGTTAGAGGTtgattaaatttataaaaattttaattttattaaaaaataaaatactttttaaataatcaaaaaaaaaaaaaaaaaaaaaaagaacatataatttatttaaatgtaaactgaagataaaaataaaataaaataatgtgaaaatattaaattattttcataaatgtatatatatatatatatataaataaatatatataatagaaaaaaataaaattataaaattttaattatacattataaaataaatttatattaatagtaaaatatatatatatatatatatatatatattaatatataatattattttacatatatattatataatatattattaattaaaataattacgaaattgaatatatacataattatatatattattatataaaaatatttgtgggttccttattttttaatgtactgctttttataacaaaaatttatgagaactaaaaaaatttcaatatataataataatataattgctattaaatatatataattatatatatataatatatatatttatattcttatatgtatatgttttttttttttttttggggtaTCTGAAGGGTTACTCagtatcattttttattaaaaggtgaataaatttttttttgttatcatcaataataaatatatatatatatataatatattaatatttatatgagggttttaaatgtatataaaataatatttatatatataatattatatatatatatatacatatatgtagtattttattattttttttaatataaaatatttatatgggcactaaaaattgtatatataattttatatgatatatttttttatgtggtGATAAAGGGGGTATTTTCTTcctattatatacattatacatattattatatataacacaaatgaaggtaaaaaaaaaaaaaaaatagatataatattatatattttgaatattccaaaatagtattatattttattattttaaaaataataatcattttattttattttatttttttaatataaaatatatttattttaaataaaggaaaaaaaaaaataaataaaaaaaagaaaagaaaagaaaaaagaataataaaataataatatttatattatagagggggtaaaaaatatataatatatatatatatatatatatatatattttaattttggtaagagaatatttaaaaatatttgatttGTAATATCATTTGAAGttacattataaaatatacctAATTATGATTTCCTCCAATTTCTTAAAAATGTGTTATATGTTTTGAATTATGAAAGgaaggataaaaaaaaaaaacaataaataagatataataatgagATTAACAAAAGAATATACCTTTATATTAACAACACGATTAATATTTTACGAAATGAacttgatatattttatatatttatgaatttCTTTCTATTTTTACAATCCATCTTTAATTCTACAATACAATCTGTTAACAAACATATTGTATTTTCTTAATGatttatattgaaaaaaagattatttaaaaaaataccataaaaaataaatgtccttttttttataagctTTAAACACATATTTAATCCTTTTTAAaagtacacatatatatatatatattgatttatttatatatttattttatttgttgtcatgatatttatattaaatattataattatagatTAATGTATTTCATTTCTTTAGGATCACAattttaaacataaaaaaaaaaaaaataaataaataaataaaatatataaaaaaaaggaaatcaTTTACACATTGTTGGTTAACGttgcatatattataatataaaaaaaaaaaaaaaaaaaaagattttaTATGAACTAAACAATTTgtagtaaaataaaatatttttatatattaaataatattataaattttcttatttctttatatatttacttggTAATATGTATTGTTTTAAACTTTATACTTTTTCAAAATATCAAATTGTATTTCGATAACGTATTATTAATGTTGTAAAGAAAAATGTTTCacctaataatatatatatatatatatatatatatatatatatatgacatataaaataatattatattagtaAACTTAAAAGCAtctttttactttttcttaGCTTTCAACAATTTTTGCTTAGCTTCCTCTTCAGCTCTGTACAGAAAAAAATcaacaaataaatttatttataaataaaataagaacaataataaatatttcaataaaaaagaaaaacatacaaaatatagaaattaaCATATTGTAGATTTTTCATCAGAATGTACagacatacatacatatgtacatatatataatatttaaaattttaatatacttttttttttctgccatttcttttttaaaagcaATATCTTCCTCTGTTAGTTCGACTGGTCCTTTCTTTGCAGCTTTTaaaggttttttttttcctccctttaaagaaaaaaaaaaaaaaaaaaaaaaaaaatatgaatctAGAATTATTTTGAGGTAGTTAATTTTCCATATGGATAAGTAGAAAcattccatatatataaaaattcttcttattttatatttttctttttttaaaaatctgttataataataatatacaacaaaatatatatattaacctGTGTGTTCAAAGGCATTTTTAAGATGTTattagtaaatatatatttatatatatttcttaaaaaatatatttttatattaatactgAAAGGTAATTGAAtgtacctttttttttttttttttattattattaaattatatatttattttaaaaaattattataactaaaagaatgtaataacaataataataaaaagcataaatgagaaaaaaaaaaaaaaaaaaaaaaaatttaaatgtataattaaaattttttttttcatatatacatatattttttcttaggTATTAGGAAGGAAACAAGAAgtgaaaagaatatatatattatgtatatatatatatatatattaataaatatataatatatgagtatataaaaaatctatttaaataatgaaattatatagtatatacacaaatatattttgtaatatttgtacatatattatacatataacatgtaaaaaaaatatatttctttttctttccttttcttttttttttttttttttttttttaatatcttttCCTACaaaattgtattattattattttttttttttttgaagtatCATAAAAAGGTTATATCattgaaaaaaacaaaaagatataataatatatatatatatataaaatacatatttatatgtttatataatgcaatattcaaataaattataaatatccaCAAttctgtatatttatatgtagtatatatataaaaaaaatataattttatatattataaaaattcttaaaattttattctaGTAATAATTCTTAAACATaagattatatatgtattataaaaattttaaaagaatacacatatatatatatatatatatatatatatatatatataatatagtttttattacatgttagtgtatatatatattgttttaacATACGTAtaactacatatatatatataataatatttgtaagaTTTTATCAATACATAAGGATAAGATTTAAgcttaaatataaattattatgaatgaaaaattttataaaaaaaaaatatatatatacataattgtataattataaaaggGATATTTAACAGTTTTTGTTATAGttttatgtaaattttttttttttcttgttttacATTAGACAAGaaatgaagaatatatataatatatgtatatatatatatatatatacatgtatgtatttatatatgaattatttgaacataagaaaaaatttttaattaagtATGTTtgatgatatataatataattataaaaataaaatatatttatatatatatatatatatatatgaatatatttttatgtgtatgtattttatgCAGATATATTTCCTtaagattatataaaagatatttgttgttaatgattttttttttttttttttttgtgtgtgtgtgtgtgtgtattTGTTAATTATgtgaaattttttattataaataaaatataatataataaataaatatacataaaccttattctatatatatattttttgaatacacaactttttaatatatatttatgatatatgtattattacctatttatatattttttctcaaAGAAAAAATCTAATTCATTTTAAGCATTAAGTTATGAAAAGAGAGAAGAATAATTTTGTAGATTCATTTcgctcttttatttttatatatattatatattttatatatggtaaaataaataaatatataaatatatatatatatatatatatatcaaaataatatatctacatTTTATTGTTTCCTAATTTTACTatagtaatattaaattgatatatattgcaatagaaaattttcatttgtattatatcatatataaataaataaatatatatatatattttttattttttttttattattttttttttttttgtgtacaaatttatcattttatatttatcgtTTAAAGtccatttaatttattatgttattataaatgGAATGATCAtaaatcttttaaaataataatatgaaagatcctttaaaaaagaaagaaagggAAAAAGGCTATTATAGCTGTTTAGATTTTGATaatttgtataaaaaaaaaaaaaaaaaaaaattaaagtatTCTATTAACAGAGACAAGAATTTAAGTGACACGGAATTATATGAGAAGAACAAATTAGTTATacgaaaaaagaataatcatacatatatttcaaaacataatatattaagaaaaaggaaagagGATGAAAAATTATGTTTACTTAATAATGTAACAGTATATAAAGATTATTTTGATAAAGGTGAAGATAAGAATGATGAGAAATTAAgaaacttaaaaaaaattttaagaatatatgaaaatgtgTCAacacatgaaaaaaaaaaattatatgagttaataaaattcttttctttttctgaAGGAGgttttcaaaataataaattacgACAGAAGGTgtggttattattattaggatttaatataaatatatcgaaagagaaaaattataatgaacatccaatatctatattatgtagaaatcaaaagaaaaaatttaaatatcatGATAATTCCataacatattttaaattaaaatggaaaaaaaaaaaagacaatcAATATAagcatgataataattataattattttcacgTTGGGAAAAATGAGAAAATGAAAGAAAGGGAAaggataaataaaaagaaaaaaataggaaaaaaaaataataggaGGAAACATGTTTTAAGGAAAAATAATACggatggtaataataattataatgatgataataatgatagttttgataataatcataatgatAATGGTCTAGATGATGATGCatcttatattaataattcaaaCTATTCATGTTCTTCTAATTCTTCAGTTATTTCTGTTTCTTCACATAGTTCATATAATGTACACTCTGCTTTATCCTTTGAATCGATATCCCACAATTCACTTAATTCTTCGGattattctttatatccGTCCACATCATCCGTTTTGTCTTCTTCATCTAACTCTCCTCTTTCTTCGTCTGTGTGTTCCAATGTTTCCAACTTTTCAGATAATCTTAATAAGAGCGTTAACGATCAGATGGGTCTCATAAAATCAAAAGGTGACGATGAAAAATCGGGAAGAGGAGAaagaagaataaataaaaaaagaggaaGGGGAGGAAAAAGATGCCCACTGCATTTTTTCTCAGCTCGTAATTCATACGAACTTGGAGCATGTGAACATATAAATTGTTCGGAGAATTATTATGGTAAAAGAGAAAAATCTTTATTTTCAAAtgtgttatttttttataaaaaaagtaaaagaaatataaggAGGAGATCTAAATGTTtgtatgatgaaaataaaaaagcaaAGAAATGCATTAAGAAAGAGACGAAAAGAATTGTACATTCGATCTTAAGTATtgataaagataaagaaaattttgataagaagaagaataggaagtttttaataaaattattaaaaataatttataagaatttattagaaatagatttatatatagtagattatattataagaaaagataaattaaaagaagagaaaagtaacattttaacatatttacaatataatataaaaaataattataatatgaattcaGATATAAGAAGATGGATAATCGATAGTGTTTTATTAGATGAGAATGATAGGATACAAGTTAAGAAAGATGTAAAAAGAAGTGTAAATACATGGAATGTTCATAaatctattatatatgaaataaaaaagacatatcaatatatattaaaaaatattatatgtagtatattatataagcattctaataaaatatattatgctCAAGGAGTACATGATGTTTGTTTAGTTTTTATaactttatattttcataaattttttttaagatataaaaaatatgtattctTAGAACATTTTATATCACGATATGttgttaataaaatatgtcaTTGTATATATTCTAAAAGGAGAAAGCGGGAGATAGGGAAAAAAGGAGTGCCTTTTGTTTTTGATAATTCTTCTTCTGATGTTTTATCAGaagatgtatatataaaaaaatttagtttgtttaaaaaaaaggggGTGGATTATGATACGTCATCTGTTGTTGATCGTGTGAATGATAAGATATGTACTCACATTAATGatgatgttaataatattatgttggAAGGAAGAAGTAGAAACGTGCAAAATGTTGAGAGGCTACATggcaataataaaaataatagtaataatagtaacagtaatagtagtagtaataataattataattataataacgtATCAGAAGTAATAGAAacgaattttataaattttgaaaattttgaaGAGTtcgaaaattattttaagaaaGGAGATAGTAATATTGTCGATATGCATTCAAAcgataatatacataataattgttcattaattaaaaaaaaaggaaatatttgtatgtatgatatatttgaagataatattaataatatgtttttaatggaagaagaatatattgaaaaaatatgtttacttaagaatataaatttaaataaatatataaaatataaaaagaagaagaagaaaaaagaatatatagtatatttattatgtgaacgatttttattattttatatgattgATTATTTAACGTTATCATTAGATATATCtattaaaaatacatttaaaaGTATCggtttattattaaaatatttagatatagatgtatataatgttttttgtttattacaGAAAGAGCAAGAAGgtgaaaatatgaaatataataataggaattataaaaagaatagtAATGAGAAAAATGCAAGAAATAGTTCTTTGAAATTAAGTGGTACcgaatttttcttttgtttaaGTTGGGTGGTTACATATTATTCTCATGTGTTAACAGAGTTTGATAAATTAGCTCGAATTTTTGatacattattatcaaacaatggtatatttataatatattttacgaGTGccatcatattatataaaaaggaagaattattaaatatagctaataaaaaaagaaaggatcaaggatataataatttatattcagaaacacattatatatttcaaaatatgaaatggaaagatataaatgttgaaaatattataaagaaaacatattattatatgaattataagATTCCTTTTGATACCTTtctaaacaaaataaaaaacaaaatttccTTTCCCCCATTTTCACCCATATATAGTTATCCTTTCATTCTTCATCATTTTGATTATGAAACCAAACAAGAGGAATTGAAAAATAGGACAGTAGAGAAGTctattttgaatttttataattataaaaatggagaatataataatatacaaaattatgAATTGAAGGATATATCTACGGAAGATACCTTTTTTGGTGTCATGGGGAATGTAACACccttaaataataataataataataaaaacgaaataaaaataaaggaagcatataagaaaaatactttaaatagtgataataatataaggaATAATGTATCTAATGATTGTGTTAATAATAGTGATTGTAATAGTgcttattataatatattgagggaagaaaaatataataagaacaaaaaaaacaataacaataatgataataataataataataataataatagagaTAATGAGAGTGTTAGTAGTTTTAATGGTTTTGAAGTTGATAATAGTAAATATATGAGCGATTtagaaattaataataataataataatataaatattaatatcagtagtaataatattaatttcaaTAATTCgtataatatgaaaattgAATTAAGCAAGATGAAAAcgtatgataaatatatcgatcatatattaaatgatgaaaaaggaaaagataaAGAAAGGAACGATTTAtactttaataataattgttgtaaagataataatatttatttatattatccatattccattttatgtaataatttagatttaaataataatattttgaaaaaacaTTTACTTGTGGAaca carries:
- a CDS encoding translation machinery-associated protein 7, putative; translation: MPLNTQGGKKKPLKAAKKGPVELTEEDIAFKKEMAEKKKAEEEAKQKLLKAKKK
- a CDS encoding 40S ribosomal protein S3A, putative, with product MAVGKNKRTSKGKKGGKKKVTDVFTKKEWYDLKAPKMFLVRNFGKTLVTKTIGKKLATDSLKGRIYEVNLADLNNDEDQAHKKIKLSCDHIINRDCYTDFCGLSITRDKLCSLIRKGYTLIEGHTDVKTLDNYHLRMFCIAFTKKRQNQTKSTCYAQTSQIKKIRKKMVDIMTAEASKVLLKDLVKKFIPESIGKEIEKQCKKIYPLQNVLIRKVKILKRPKLDISKLMELHTDPKEESGKNVNALPESKEATNILTAELKH